The DNA window CGAATGCAGCCCAGTTTGGTACGGCAGTACTAACAATCTGGAGAAATTCAGAAAATTGAGCGAAGCATTGACGTTTCCTCATAACATAGGTCTACCCGGTCGAGTTTGGTCATCCAAGCAGCCAGAGTGGATTAAAGACGTTTCTAATGAACCAGATTCTATTTTTCTGCGCTGTCAGATGGCATTAGAACCCGGACTGAAAGCCGGGTTAGGAATACCCATACTCGATAGCGATCGAGTGCTGGCAGTTCTGGTATTTTTTATGTTTGAATCTCGTGAAGAAGACAATCAACTGGTAGATTTGGTTTCGGGGGTTGCCACTCAATTGGGTTCCCTGATCGCCCAGAAGCGGATGCAGGAGGTTTTGAAGACACAAGCGCGAGTGCTGGAAAGCATGGTAGAAGGTGTCAATATGTGCGACGAGAATGGATTTATATTTTTTACCAATGCAGCATTCGATGCGATGTTCGGATACGAGCGCGGTGAGTCGATCGGCAAACACATCTCAGATTTCGATGCCAATTCATCAGGAGAAAACGCTTGGCTTATAGAGCGAATAAACCAGCAGTTACAAATCCAAGGATCTTGGTGCGGGGAATTCAAAAATTGTAAAAAAGACGGCACGCCATTCATTACATATGTGAGGATAAGTGCCTTGGAAATTTCCGGAAAAAAGTATTGGATTTGCGTTCGAGAGGACATCACCGATCGCAAAATCGCAGAAGAGGAATTGCAAACAAGTAAGCGAAGGCTGGCCAACTTGATCGATTCCCTTCCCGGTATTGCTTTTTCCTGTGCAAACGATCCTCAATGGTCGATGAAATACCTCAGCGAAGGTTGCCTTGATTTAACTGGGTATAAAAGTGAAGAACTCTTAGGTGATGGAATTTCTTATAATGCTCTCACGCATCCGGAAGATTTACCGAAAGTTTTGAATGCCATTAAGGAAGCAGTAAGCAAAAAGCAACCTTATGTAGTAGAGTATCGAATTAATACAAAATTTGGCTTAGAAAAATGGCTGTGGGAAAAAGGAAGGGCAGTATTTGATGAAAAAGGGGAAGTGCGGGGACTCGAAGGTTTCATCACCGACATCACCGATCGCAAACGTGCCGAGGAAGCATTACTGCAAGAGCGCAACTTTGTTTCTGCAATCCTTGACACTGCTAGCAGTTTAGTAGTAGTTCTTAACCAAGAAGGAAAAGTTATTCGTTTGAATCGAGCTTGTGAAAAAACAACAGGATACCTATTTGATGAACTCAGGCATAAGTATTTCTGGGATATATTTTTGATTCCGGAAGAAAACAAGCAAGTTAAAGCTATATTTGAGGATTTACAAGCGGGTAAGTCGTTAAACCAGCATGAAAATTACTGGTTAACGAAAGACGGCAGCCTCCGACTGATTGCCTGGTCTAACAGTGTCCTCCTCGATGCCGATGGTTCCGTGAAATACATCATTGCGACTGGAATTGATATAACCGATCGCAAACAGGCAGAAGAAGCTTTGCGGCAGGCAGAACGCCAGTATCGCAGCATTTTTGAAAATGCTGTCGAAGGTATTTTCCAAACCACGGTAAATGGACATTACCTGATCGCAAATCCCATGTTAGCTCGAATTTACGGCTACGATTCACCATCAGAGTTGCTATCAGCTCTCACCGATATCGAGCATCAACTTTACGTAGACTGCAATCGCCGTGCTGAATTTATGAGCTTGGTCAAAGAACGGGGTGCTGTGTGGGGTTTTGAGTCGCAAGTTTATCGCAAAGACGGTAGCGTAATTTGGATTTCCGAAAATGCTTACGCGCTTTATGATGGTGAGGGTCGATTGGTGGGTTATGAAGGCACTGTTGTAGATATTACTGAGCGGAAGCGAGCAGAAGCGACAATTCAATATCAAGCATATCACGACTTGCTGACCAACTTGCCCAACCGCAACCTATTTAACGATCGCCTCGATTTATCCCTGGCAAATTCCCATAGAAATCATAACAAGCTGGCGGTAATGTTTTTGGATTTGGATTGTTTCAAGACGATCAACGATACTCTAGGTCATGCTGTGGGCGATCGTTTATTGCAACTTGTAGCAGAACGATTAACAAGCTGCTTGCGAGAAGGGGATACAGTCGCTCGGTGGGGAGGCGATGAATTCACTATATTACTGCCTCAAATTCATAGTTTGCAAGAAGTTGGCAAAGTTGCTCAAAGACTTGTAGATGCCTTCAAGCTGCCTTTCAATTTACAAGATGCCGAACTTTATATCAGTAGCAGCATTGGGATTGCTCTCTATCCCCATGACGGTCAAGATTTGCAAACCCTCTTAAAAAATGCAGATATGGCTTTATATAAAGCCAAAGAGAATGGACGAAATAACTATCAGTTTCACATCGAAGATAATAATTTACAAAATTCTGTTAAACCGATGAAGAAACGGAAAGCGCGATCGCCAGCTTGAACGGATGCGAAACCGGGTTTCTTTGCTTCTCAATGTCGATATTTTGTGACGATCGCTTGCAGAAACCCGATTGCTGGGATGATTGCGATCGCGGATGAGAAACCGGGTTGATTTGCTTTTCAATGTCGATAAAAGATGACATAATTGACGCGAATGCACAAAATACTGTACAATAACACAGAATTATCAATGCTTTTAAAAGTTACCAACAAAGCGTTAATTTTTCTGAAGAGGGCAGCCTTTGCAAGGAAAACAAATTAAGCACGAACTAGACTCTCTAATCAGAGCAGCATCTTCAGTAGATCCCTGTTTAGCGAAAAAATTAGATGAAATAAACCGCTGGATAAAGGATGTCAAACCAGGTTCCGTAACTGCCAAAAAGTTTTTAACAGCATTTCTGCTACAGCTAATCGCAGATGCGAGAGTTTGGTTGAGCATCAAAGCATTGGCAGAAACAGCCGATCGAGAATTGGCATTTGAGCAGATGACCCCAACAGAAAAGTATTGGTACACCGATCTCTTCGCCAAATGGCTAAACGAAAACGACCCAAAGTTTTATATTTGGAGGCAAAAACTGATGGCGGAAGAGTTCAATCAACCTGATGCTAAGATAATTCAATCTCTGGCAGAGCATATTATACAGCGAGGCGGTACGGTTTGGC is part of the Aerosakkonema funiforme FACHB-1375 genome and encodes:
- a CDS encoding PAS domain S-box protein, whose translation is MEDTTEGRKIQAEVRLLEAMTLAIAQSQDFHTALGEALRQVCEATGWKYGEVWIPRLDGTALECSPVWYGSTNNLEKFRKLSEALTFPHNIGLPGRVWSSKQPEWIKDVSNEPDSIFLRCQMALEPGLKAGLGIPILDSDRVLAVLVFFMFESREEDNQLVDLVSGVATQLGSLIAQKRMQEVLKTQARVLESMVEGVNMCDENGFIFFTNAAFDAMFGYERGESIGKHISDFDANSSGENAWLIERINQQLQIQGSWCGEFKNCKKDGTPFITYVRISALEISGKKYWICVREDITDRKIAEEELQTSKRRLANLIDSLPGIAFSCANDPQWSMKYLSEGCLDLTGYKSEELLGDGISYNALTHPEDLPKVLNAIKEAVSKKQPYVVEYRINTKFGLEKWLWEKGRAVFDEKGEVRGLEGFITDITDRKRAEEALLQERNFVSAILDTASSLVVVLNQEGKVIRLNRACEKTTGYLFDELRHKYFWDIFLIPEENKQVKAIFEDLQAGKSLNQHENYWLTKDGSLRLIAWSNSVLLDADGSVKYIIATGIDITDRKQAEEALRQAERQYRSIFENAVEGIFQTTVNGHYLIANPMLARIYGYDSPSELLSALTDIEHQLYVDCNRRAEFMSLVKERGAVWGFESQVYRKDGSVIWISENAYALYDGEGRLVGYEGTVVDITERKRAEATIQYQAYHDLLTNLPNRNLFNDRLDLSLANSHRNHNKLAVMFLDLDCFKTINDTLGHAVGDRLLQLVAERLTSCLREGDTVARWGGDEFTILLPQIHSLQEVGKVAQRLVDAFKLPFNLQDAELYISSSIGIALYPHDGQDLQTLLKNADMALYKAKENGRNNYQFHIEDNNLQNSVKPMKKRKARSPA